The proteins below come from a single Triticum aestivum cultivar Chinese Spring chromosome 5D, IWGSC CS RefSeq v2.1, whole genome shotgun sequence genomic window:
- the LOC123122735 gene encoding vacuolar protein sorting-associated protein 2 homolog 2, producing MNIFKKKVDPKEALRTSKREMSVATRGVEREIGSLQMEEKKLVAEIKKTAKTGNEAATKILARQLVRLRQQIVNLQGTRAQIRGVATHTQAMYAGTSISAGMKGASKAMAAMNKQMEPTKQMKQMREFQKQSSQLDMTLEMMSDAIDETLDKDEAEEETEELTNQVLDEIGVDVASQLSSAPKGRIGASNKKAENNQARNAAPAKNVAPEPNAAEVDDLERRLASLRRI from the exons ATGAACATCTTCAAGAAGAAGGTCGACCCCAAAG AGGCTCTCAGGACGAGCAAGCGAGAGATGTCAGTCGCCACAAGAG GAGTTGAGCGAGAGATTGGCTCCCTGCAAATGGAG GAGAAGAAGCTGGTTGCTGAGATCAAGAAGACTGCCAAGACTGGAAATGAG GCTGCAACCAAAATTCTAGCCCGGCAACTAGTCAGGCTTAGGCAACAAATCGTCAATTTACAAGGTACACGGGCGCAGATACGTGGAGTAGCTACTCACACACAG GCAATGTATGCTGGAACTTCAATATCTGCTGGAATGAAAGGCGCAAGCAAAGCGATGGCAGCAATGAATAAG CAAATGGAACCAACGAAGCAGATGAAGCAGATGAGAGAATTCCAGAAGCAATCATCTCAATTGGACATGACG CTTGAGATGATGTCTGATGCCATCGATGAAACACTAGATAAGGATGAGGCTGAAGAGGAAACAGAAGAGCTCACGAACCAG GTTCTGGATGAGATTGGTGTTGATGTGGCTTCTCAG CTGTCTTCTGCACCTAAAGGCCGTATTGGAGCCAGTAACAAGAAAGCCGAGAACAACCAAGCACG GAATGCGGCTCCAGCGAAAAATGTGGCGCCTGAACCTAATGCCGCTGAAGTTGATGATCTGGAGAGGAGACTGGCATCTCTCCGCCGCATCTGA